Genomic DNA from Sphingobium sp. WTD-1:
ACTCGGTCGTCGTCCCCGGCTCGCTGCCCGGCAAGCCGCTGCCCGACGGCACCCCCGGCCCCAGCCTCTACTGCGCCGTGATCGTCAAGCGCGTCGACGCGCAGACCCGGTCGAAGACCGGCATCAACGAACTGCTGCGCGACTGATCGAGCGAAGGGGCGGCCCGCCGCCCCTTCATCCCTTGAGCGCGAGCGGCAGGCCCGCCGCGACGAAAACGACCCGATCCGCCACCGCCGCGACCCGCTGGTTCAACGTGCCGGCCAGATCGCGAAAGCGCCGCGCCAGCGCATTGTCGGGCACGATGCCCAGCCCCACTTCATTGGCGACCAGGATGATCGCCCTGTCATGGGCCAGGATCGCGGCACAGAGCGCGTCCGCCGCAGCTTCCCCATCCTTTTCCGCCAGCAGCAGGTTGCTGGCCCACAATGTCAGGCAATCGACCAGCACGGTCTTGCCCCGCGCCGCCGCGATCGCGCCCGGCAGGTCGATCGGCGCCTCCACTGTTTCCCATTCCGGCCCGCGATCGGCCCGGTGCCGCGCAATCCGGTCGGCCATTTCCGTGTCCCAAATCTCGGCCGTGGCGATGAAGACGCGCGCGCCGGGCAGTGCTTCGGCCGCTACCTGGGCATGGCGGCTCTTGCCCGATCGCGCGCCGCCCAGCACCAGCAGGCTGCTTGTCATATCATGTCTCCAGCAAATAGCGCCTGCAGCCCGGCCACCAGCCAGAGCAGCAGGCAGGCCTGAACATAGATGGCCAGCGCCCAGCGCAGGTCGAGCGGATCGGCCTCCATCCGCCCGCTGCCGATCCAGGGCTTGTCATGGCGCACGCCATCATAGCGGATCGGCCCGGCCAGCCGCAGGTCGAGCGCGCCTGCCATTGCCGCTTCAGGCCAGCCGGCATTGGGCGAGGCATGGTTGCGCGCGTCACGCCACATCACCCGCCAGCCGCCACCCCCGGCCAGACAGAGCAGGCAACCGGCCAGCCGCGCCGGGATCAGGTTCATCAGATCGTCGGTGCGCGCCGCCGCCCAGCCGAACGGCCCCCAGGGGGCTTCGCGATGACCTATCATGCTGTCGGCCGTGTTGACCGCCTTATAGGCCCAGACGCCCGGCAGACCCAGCAGCAGCAGCCAGAAGAAGGGCGCGACGACGCCGTCGCAGAAGCTTTCCGCCAGACTCTCGATCGCGGCGCGGGTGACGCCGCTTTCATCGAGCGATTGCGTATCGCGGCCGACGATCATGCCGACCGCCTCGCGCGCGTCCGACAGATCATCGGCCGCCAGCGCGCGATGGACGGCGCGGACATGGCTATAGAGGCTGCGCAGCGCCAGCGCCGGATAGGCCAGCAGGCCGATCAACAGCCAACTCCATGGTTCGGGCAGCCAGAAGCGGAGCAGATACTGGACCAGCCATCCGCCACCGCCCGCCACCGACAGCAACAGCAACACCGTCGCCATTCCGCCCATTTTCCGGGCGAAAGCGCCATGCGCCGGATCATTCCAGCGCGCAGCACAATGATCGATAAGCCGCGCAAAGCCGCCGACCGGATGGCCGACCCGGCGATAGAGCGCCGCCGGCCAGCCGGCCGCTGCGTCGAGCGCGAGCGCCAGCAAGGCAACCGGATCAGCCATGGCGCAGCGCCCGTTCCAGTCGGGCCAGGCCCATCGCGTCGGTCGGCAGGCCGATGCGCAGCCAGTGCGGCTGGGCATCGAACGGCCGGGTCAAAATCGCCTGCCCTGCCAGCCGCTCGAACAGGGCCATGGCATGGGGCGTTTCGATCAGGCGAAAGAGCGGGCTTTGGCCGATCGGTTGATAACCGCAGCGCAACAGCAGCGCGTCGAGCGCCTGCGCCTCCCGCTGGAGTTGATTGCGCATCGCTTCTATCCAAGCGGTATTGCGATAGGCCGCCGTACCGATGGCAATGGCGGCGGCCGACACAGGCCAGGCACCCAGCCTGTCCCGCACCCGCGCGATGATCGCGCGCGGCGCCACCAGAAAGCCGAGGCGCAGGCCGGCAAGCCCGAAAAACTTGCCGAAGGAGCGCAACAGCATGAGGCGACGATCGTCGGCCAGGAAGGGCGCCAGGCTGATGCCGGGATGGCCATCGGCAAAGGCCTCGTCCACCACCAGCCAGCCATCCGACCCGCGCCGGTCGAGCAGGGTCAGCAGATCGGCCACGCCAAGGATGCGCCCGTCGGGATTATTGGGATTGGCGAGGATCAGCGTCTGCCCATCCGCATGGTCCAGATGGTCGAGATCGACCGGCGCGGCGCCGGGCACCATGACGCCATGGGTGCGATAGGCCGGGCTGGCATGGCGGACCAAACCGTCGAGCAAAGTGCCAACGAGGCGCAAGCCAACCTCCGTCCCCGGCAGCGCGCAGACATGATCGGCCGCGACGCCGAAATGATCGGCCGCCGCCTGTTCGAGCGCGCGCAGTCCCTGCTCGTCGGGCAAGGCGCGCCAGTCGATCGCCTGCTCGGCCGCGCCGGGCCAGGCATGGGGATTAATGCCTGTGGATAAGTCGAGCCAGCTTTCGGGCGCGCCGCCGAAATGCGCGCTCGCCGCCGCCACGCCGCCGCCATGCCAAGTCCAGCGTGTCGTCATGTCGTGCCGCTCGTGATCAGGACGACGAAAAGCAGCCCGCTTTCAACCAGTTCGATACCGGCGCCATGGCCATCGCCGGAAATGCCGCCCAGCCTGCGCTTCAGCCACAGGCCCCAGACCAGCATCAACAGCGGCGCTGCGAGCAGGGCTGGCAACCACCAGGATACGATTATCAACAGACTTATCCACAGGGCGATGTGGATTGTTTTGACGGCATCGGCAAAGCGCGCGCCCAGCCCGGCATGCAGCGGCGGCAGCATCCGCGCCCACAGCAACGGCCCGATCCGCGCGGCAAAGGGAATGAGCAGCAGCGGCAGCATCATAGCCCGTTCCGCCAAGGCATGGAGCAGCAACAGCTTGGCGATCAGTTGCAGGCCGATCGCCACCACGCCGAAACTGCCGACATGCGGGTCGGCCAGCACCGCCAGCAGCCGGTCGCGCCCTTTATGCACCGCGCCGCAGGCGTCGGCGATGTCCCCCAACCCGTCGAGATGCAGCGCCCCGGTCACGCCGACCCAGCAGAGCAGCCCGGCCAGCGCCCCGATCCAGGGATCGATGCGAACAGCAAGATTGACAGCGAACATGACAGATAGACCGACAATCGCGCCGACCGCCGGAAACCATCGGACCGACCGTGCGAAGTCTGTCTCGTTCGCTGTCACCTTCGGCATCGGCAGGCGGGTGAGAAACTGGATGGCAAGGACCAGCCCCTTCATGGGCGCAGGCCCGTGATACGGGCAAGCGGCGGCTCCCCGGTCCAGCGTTCCAGCGACAGCAAGGCGGCATAGGGCAGGCCGAAGCTCCAGCTCTGCTGCACGCTGAACCCGCACAGATGGGCCAGCGCCGCGCGCATCGCCCCGCCATGGGTCAGTACCAATGTGGGCACGCGCGGCAGATCCTCGACCGCATCGGCGATCCGCCCCAGCAATGCCGTCCATCCCTCGCTGCCCGGCGGCGCGAAGCCATCGGGATCCTGCCAGAAACGAGCAAGCGCCTCGGGATCGACATCGGCCGGGGCCAGGCCATCCCAGATGCCGAAATCCAGTTCCCGCCAGCGCGGATCGACCCACACCGGCAAACCGGCGCGCTCGCCGATCGCGGTTGCCGCCTGCCGGGCGCGCTGCAGGTCGGACGTCACGATCATCTCGATCTCCAGCCCCTCCGCCTGCGCCAGACAGGCATCGATGCCCGCGCGCGTCGGCACGCTGTCGGTCCGCCCCAGCAACAGGCCGGGCGTCTCGGGCGCGCCATGCCGCAGCAGATGGAGCGGCATGCCCATCATGTCGCGGTCGACACCGCCGCCTCGGCAAAGGTCGCCATACCGCTATGCGCGGCTACGGCCGCACGGACGATATTGGCCGCCACCGCCGCGCCGCTGCCTTCCCCCAATCGCATGTCGAGGCGCAGCAGCGGTTCAAGGCCCATCCGCTCCAGCAGCAGGCCATGGCCAGGCTCGGCCGAGCAATGGCCGGCCAGGCAATGGTCGGCAAAGGCCGGCACCTGCGCCACCAGCGGCGCGATCGCGGCGCAACTGATGAAACCGTCGAGCAGCACCGGCACGCCCAGTTGGCGGGCCCGCAGCACCGCGCCGGCAATCGCCGCCAGTTCGCGTCCGCCCAGCCGGCGCAGCGTTTCAAAGGCACCGTCCGGCGCATCGGCATGGAAGGCGAGTGCCCGATCGATCGTCGCGATCTTGCGCGCGATCCCCTCGCCATCGACGCCCGTGCCGGGACCAACCCAGTCACGCACCGCACCGCCAAAGCTGCGGGCGCTCAGGGCGGCGGCGGCGGTCGAATTGCCGATCCCCATTTCGCCCACGACCAGCAGGTCCAGATCCTCTTCGGCCGCCGCCGCGCCGATCGACAGCGCGGTCAGGCACTCCGCCTCGGTCATGGCGGGCGCGACGGTGAAGTCCGCCGTTGGCTGGTCCAGATCGATTGATCGCACCGCCAGTTCCAGCCCGGCAACACCGGCCAGCGCGTTGATCGCCGCGCCGCCAGCAGCGAAATTGGCGACCATCTGCGCGGTCACGGCGGCGGGATAGGCGCTGACGCCATGGACGGTGAAGCCATGATTGCCGGCAAAGATCGCGGCACGGGCACGCTTCAGGCGCGGCACCGCGCGCCCCTGCCAGCTTGCCATGAAGATCGCGACATCCTCCAACCGGCCGAGCGCCCCCAATGGCTTGGTCAGTTCGGCCTGCCGCGCGCGTGCAGCCGTACTGGCCAGTTCCTCGGCCGGCGGCAGGTTGGCCAGGGCATTTTCGAAATCGGTGATCGAGGCGAAGCTCATTCGACGACAAATCCTTCCGGCGGGGTACGGGTGATGAAATGGCCCTTCACGCCTTCGGGCCATTCGCGAAAGGCGACGCGGCCATGCTCGCTGGCGGCATAGGCAATGGCATAATCGAGGATCGCGCGCGCCGCATCGGCATCCGGTGTGAACCGCCCCATTACATAGCCGACCTTGCCCGGCGCGCGCAGATGGACGGTGCAATGATCCTGGCAGGCGAACAGGCAGGGCATGTCCTGCACCGCGACGGCGGCATAGCGCGGGTCGGAGGCCTGCACGCTGCGCAGCGCCTCCGCCAGCCGTGCCCCGCCGCGCACGCCCTCCCCATCGTCTCGCATCGTCGCCGAATGACGGCAGGTATTGCAGGTGACGATGGCGGGGCCGGGTTCGACGGGGCGGAGCATCAGAAGCGCCCCCGGAAGCCGGCATAGATGCTCCGGCCGAGCGTGCCATAGCGATAGGCCGTCATATAATTCTCGTCGAAGAGATTTTCGACGCGAGCGAACAGGCGCAACGCCGGGGTGAACGCATATTCGGCGCGCAGGTCGACCAGCGTATAATCGTCCAGCCGCGTCGTGTTGGCCGCATTGTCATAGCTGTGGCCGGACCAGCGCAGCGCCGCGCCGGTGGTGAGGCCGAAGGGCCAGGCATAGCTGATCGCGCCATTGGCGCTGTTGCGCGGCCGGCGCGGCAGCCAATTGCCTTCGTTCGCGGTCCCTTCCGAACGATCCTCCGCCACGGTCCAGCTATAATTGCCGTCGATGGTCAGCCCCTTGACCGGTTCGACCGCCACCTGCGCCTCTATGCCATGCGCCTTGGCGCGCGCGACATTGAGATAATAGCCATAGCGGCGGGTGGTGGTGCCGGGCGTGAAGCAGAGCGGATCGGTCGAGCTGGACGAACAGCTGTTATAGATGATCTGGTCGGTCGTGGTCCGATCGAACCAGGTCGCGCCCAGTCGCAGTTTCTCGCCAAAGAAACGCTGCTCCGCGCCAGCTTCCCAGCCATGGGCGCGTTCGGGATCAAGCGCCTGGTTCCCATATTCGGAAAAGAGCTGATAGAGGGTCGGCGCCTTGAACCCCTCGCCATAGCTGGCGCGCAGCACCGTCCCGGTCGGCAGCGCCCAGACGCCACCGGCGGAAAAGAGGGTGCGGCCGCCGTAGCGGTTATGATCGTCATAGCGCAGCCCGCCGGTCAGGGTCAGGCCCGTAATCGGCTGGGCATTGAGCTGGCCATAGACGCTGGTGATCTCCGCCTTGCCGCGGGCCGGATCGGGAATCGGGACCGAAAGCGACGCCGAAGGCGACACGCTGCGGAAGCGGCTATTCTCATTCTCCACCCCGAACAGCGCGGTCCAGCCGTCGGCGATCGCGAAGCTGCCCTGATATTCCAGCCGCTGGTTGCGCCCGGCTGCGTCGAACGTCTGCTTGCGCGGGTTGCGCGGGTCGTAATTGTCGCGATCGGTGTCGGTATAACCATAGCCGAAACGGTTGCGGAACCGGCCATCGAACAGCGCCACATTGAGGCCGGCATAGCCGACAAATTCGCGATTAGTGCCATAGGCCGGACTGTCCGCGCTGGTCGCGTCGAAATCGACACGGCCATCGGAATAATAACCGCGCAGGTCCGCGCTGATCCCATCCGCCAGCGCAACCTCGACCCGGCCGGTGACGCTGCGGTTGGTGTAGCCGTCCTTCTCCTTGCCGCCAAAGGCCGGGCTGATCGCCGAAATGCCCTCGGTGGTGAAACTCTGGCCGCCAATCCGCCAGCTGACAGGCCCCGTCTTGCCGCCCAGCGCCGCGCGGGCGCTGACCGTGTCGCGCGACCCCGCCTCGATGTCGAAGCTGCCCTCCAGCGCCTTTTCGGGCATGGCGGTGACGACATTGACGACGCCGCCGATCGCCTGGCTGCCCCACAGGGTCGACTGGGGACCGCGCAGCACTTCTATGCGCGAGGCATCGCCGGCCAGCAGGTTTGCGAAATTATAGCCGCCGCCGGCCGAAGAGGGATCGTTGAGCTTCACGCCGTCGATCACCACCACGGTCTGGTCGGATTCCGCGCCGCGGATGCGCAGCGACGTCGCCGTGCCATAGCCGCCATTGCGCGAGATGCTGACTCCGGGCGTGCGCAGCAGCAATTCGGTGACGCCCAGATCCTGTGCTCGGTCGATCGCTGCCTTGTCGAGCACGGTGACGGAGGCCGGCACCTGATCGACCGGCGTGGCGAGGCGGGTCGCGGTGACGAGGATCGAGGATGCGCCGGCATCGGCGGCGGCATCGGGCGGTGGCGCCTGCTGCGCCTCTTCGGCGAAAGCGGTGGTGGAGAGAAGGAAAGAACAGAAAGTCAGATATTTGAACATATAAGCCCCCGGACGAGGGACCGCATCCCAGGGACGATATCGGTGCCCGGCCGGGCGCGACATGGTCCCCGCAATTTGCGGTCCACCTGTCGCCACGCGGGTTCACCCCCGTCCGCTCGGCACACCCTGTCCGCGCGAAGGACGACCGCGACGGGCAGGTCTCCTGGCTCGCGGGTCATCGCTGATTCATGCCGCCTTCTCAGAACCTTGCGGTCCCAATGGCATGTGGCACAAAAGCTCGCCGCTCACAGTTGCAGGGGCAGCCGGGGTCTTGAACCCCATTCCCTTTTCATCCCCGCTACTGGGGAACCTGTCGCAGTCCGGGCGATAGGCGAGCCCGACTGGAGCGTCAATCTTCCTTGCCTGGAGGAGCGCGCGGGCTAAGGGAGGTGGCCATGCGGATATTTGCGCCCATCGGCCCCGGTAAGGGGATGATCGCCCTGCTGATCGCCCTCATCGGTGGCGCCACATTATGGGCGGCCACCGCGCGCCAGCCTGCTAATGCAGGCAAACGTCCGCAACGGATCGTGTCACTCAACCTGTGCGCCGACCAGTTGCTGGTCGCGCTGGCCGATCGCGACCAGATTGCCGGCCTGACCCATAACGCCGGCGATCGACAGATGTCGGCGGTGGCTGCCGTAACGAAGGGCCTGCCCATCCTCGACGGATCGGCCGAGCAGATTTTGGCGACCAACCCCGATCTGGTGATCGGCATGCCGGCGCGGCGCAATCCGGCGATCGCGATCCTCAAGGCCCAGCATTATCCCGCCGTCGACCTCAAAAGCGCGGACAGCTATGCCGATATCGTCACCTCGATCCGCACGGTGGCGCAGGCGATCGGCCATGCCGACCGCGGCGAAGCGATGATCGCGCGGATGGACCGGGAACTCGCCGCCCTGCCCCGCGCACCCAAGCCCAAAGTCGCGGCCTATTATCAGCGGCGCGGCTACATGACCGGCACCGGCACGCTGGTCGACGACCTGATGACGCGGGCGGGCCTGCGCAACCTGGCCGCCGACCTTGGCAAGCCGGCGATCGCGCAGGTCAGCCTGGAGGAGATGGTCGCGGCCCGACCGGATTATCTGATCGTCGAGAGCGCGACCGACCGCATCACCGACCAGGGCACCGAAATGCTGCACCATCCCGTGCTGCGCGACATAGCGCGCATCAGCCTGCCCCAGGCCTGGACCGTGTGCGGCGGACCGGCCTATGTGCAGGCAGCCCGCGCCCTCTCCCAGGCCGTCAGCGCCCGCTGAAGCTGGGCCGGCTCAGCCCTCGATGAAGTTGGCGGCGACTTCGGCCGGCACCCGCATCAGCCGGCCGCTTTCCTTGTCGATCATCGCCCAGGTGGATTTGGCCGACACCTTCACCTTGCCGTCCGGTCCGGTGAACTCGATCAGCCGGTCGAACCGCGCGCCGCGCGGCCCTTCCGGTATCCAGGTGCGGCCCGACACGACATCGCCCTCGGTCACATTACCGCGATAATCGACCTCATGCCGGGTCACCACCCAGATATAGGCATCGACATGAGCGGGGTCGGCATCGGTCATCCAATGTTCGACCGACAATTGCTCCATCCACTGCACCCACACCGCATTGTTCACATGGCCCAGCACATCGATATGCTCGGGCCGTGCGGTGAACTGCTTGGTGAAGCTCGACGCCATCAGCCTTCCACTCCCAGCTGCCACAGGATGAACGCAAATTCCTCGGCGGTCTCGTGCAGGCTCTCGAACCGCCCGGACTTGCCGCCATGGCCTGCGCCCATATTGGTCTTGAGCAGCAGGATATTATTGTCGGTCTTGGTCGCGCGCAGCTTCGCCACCCATTTTGCCGGTTCCCAATAGGTGACGCGCGGATCGTTGAGGCCGGCGGTCACCATCAGCGGCGGATAGGCCTGGGCGCTGACATGGGTGTAGGGGTCATAGGACTGGATGGTGCGGAACGCAGCCTCATCCTCGATCGGATTGCCCCATTCGGGCCATTCGCCCGGCGTCAGGGGCAGCGTCTCGTCCAGCATGGTGTTGAGCACGTCGACGAACGGCACATGGGCCACCACCGCGCCCCACAGGTCGGGATCGGAGTTGATGACCGCGCCCATCAGCTCACCACCGGCCGATCCGCCCGAAATGCTGATCCTGCCCCTGGCCGAATAGCCAAGATCGATCAGCCCCTTTGCGACATCGACGAAATCGGTGAAGGTGTTGGTGCGCTTGTCGAGCTTGCCGTCGAGATACCATTGCTGGCCCAGGTCGTCGCCGCCGCGAATATGAGCGATAGCAAAGGCAAAGCCACGATCGAGCAGCGACAGGCGGCTGGTCGAGAAGCCCGGCTCCATCGCCAGGCCATAGGCGCCATAGCCATAGAGATGCAGCGGCGCGCTGCCGTCGCGCGGAAAATCCTTGGGATAGACGATCGACACCGGAATCTGCGTGCCGTCGCGCGCCGCGATCATCAACCGCTCGGCGGCATAAAGGCTGGCGTCATAGCCCGAGGGGATTTCCTGGACCTTCAGCACCTCCAGCTCACCCGTTGCCAGATGATAATCATAGATGGTGTCGGGCGTGACCATCGATTCATAGCCGATGCGCAGCTTCGTCACCTCATATTCGGGATTGTCGTCGAGACTCGCCGAATAGCTGGCTTCCGGGAAGGGAATGCGCTTGGCGCTGTGGGTCGCATAATCGCGCAGCTCGATCTGGTCGAGCCCGTCCTGCCGCCCTTCGGTGACGTAGAAGGTCTTGAACAGGGTGAAATCGGTCAGGTAGAAATGGGCGTCGGCGCCGATCACCTCATCCCACTGGTCGGGCGCATCGAGCGATGCCTTAACCAGCCGGAAATTGGGATGGGTGTCGTTGGTCTTGATGTAGAGCGTGCCCTCATGCTCATCGACATCATATTCGCGGCCGGGCTGGCGCGCGGAGACGAGCAGCGGCGTCGCGGTCGGATTGTCGGCCGGGATCAGCCAGGCTTCGCTGGTGACATGGTCGCCGGTCGCGATGACGATCCATTTTTCCGAGGAGGTGAGGCCGATCGAAACGCGGAAGCCCTCATCATCCTCATGGAACAACTCGACATCGCTCTCGACGCTCTGGCCCAGCCAGTGCAGCCGCGCATTGTCGGTCCGCCAATTTTCATTGGCGAGACCATAGAGCAGCCCCTTTGAATCGCTGGTCCAC
This window encodes:
- the cobU gene encoding bifunctional adenosylcobinamide kinase/adenosylcobinamide-phosphate guanylyltransferase, producing the protein MTSSLLVLGGARSGKSRHAQVAAEALPGARVFIATAEIWDTEMADRIARHRADRGPEWETVEAPIDLPGAIAAARGKTVLVDCLTLWASNLLLAEKDGEAAADALCAAILAHDRAIILVANEVGLGIVPDNALARRFRDLAGTLNQRVAAVADRVVFVAAGLPLALKG
- the cbiB gene encoding adenosylcobinamide-phosphate synthase CbiB; this translates as MADPVALLALALDAAAGWPAALYRRVGHPVGGFARLIDHCAARWNDPAHGAFARKMGGMATVLLLLSVAGGGGWLVQYLLRFWLPEPWSWLLIGLLAYPALALRSLYSHVRAVHRALAADDLSDAREAVGMIVGRDTQSLDESGVTRAAIESLAESFCDGVVAPFFWLLLLGLPGVWAYKAVNTADSMIGHREAPWGPFGWAAARTDDLMNLIPARLAGCLLCLAGGGGWRVMWRDARNHASPNAGWPEAAMAGALDLRLAGPIRYDGVRHDKPWIGSGRMEADPLDLRWALAIYVQACLLLWLVAGLQALFAGDMI
- a CDS encoding threonine-phosphate decarboxylase, which encodes MTTRWTWHGGGVAAASAHFGGAPESWLDLSTGINPHAWPGAAEQAIDWRALPDEQGLRALEQAAADHFGVAADHVCALPGTEVGLRLVGTLLDGLVRHASPAYRTHGVMVPGAAPVDLDHLDHADGQTLILANPNNPDGRILGVADLLTLLDRRGSDGWLVVDEAFADGHPGISLAPFLADDRRLMLLRSFGKFFGLAGLRLGFLVAPRAIIARVRDRLGAWPVSAAAIAIGTAAYRNTAWIEAMRNQLQREAQALDALLLRCGYQPIGQSPLFRLIETPHAMALFERLAGQAILTRPFDAQPHWLRIGLPTDAMGLARLERALRHG
- a CDS encoding adenosylcobinamide-GDP ribazoletransferase — encoded protein: MKGLVLAIQFLTRLPMPKVTANETDFARSVRWFPAVGAIVGLSVMFAVNLAVRIDPWIGALAGLLCWVGVTGALHLDGLGDIADACGAVHKGRDRLLAVLADPHVGSFGVVAIGLQLIAKLLLLHALAERAMMLPLLLIPFAARIGPLLWARMLPPLHAGLGARFADAVKTIHIALWISLLIIVSWWLPALLAAPLLMLVWGLWLKRRLGGISGDGHGAGIELVESGLLFVVLITSGTT
- a CDS encoding histidine phosphatase family protein, which encodes MMGMPLHLLRHGAPETPGLLLGRTDSVPTRAGIDACLAQAEGLEIEMIVTSDLQRARQAATAIGERAGLPVWVDPRWRELDFGIWDGLAPADVDPEALARFWQDPDGFAPPGSEGWTALLGRIADAVEDLPRVPTLVLTHGGAMRAALAHLCGFSVQQSWSFGLPYAALLSLERWTGEPPLARITGLRP
- the cobT gene encoding nicotinate-nucleotide--dimethylbenzimidazole phosphoribosyltransferase; its protein translation is MSFASITDFENALANLPPAEELASTAARARQAELTKPLGALGRLEDVAIFMASWQGRAVPRLKRARAAIFAGNHGFTVHGVSAYPAAVTAQMVANFAAGGAAINALAGVAGLELAVRSIDLDQPTADFTVAPAMTEAECLTALSIGAAAAEEDLDLLVVGEMGIGNSTAAAALSARSFGGAVRDWVGPGTGVDGEGIARKIATIDRALAFHADAPDGAFETLRRLGGRELAAIAGAVLRARQLGVPVLLDGFISCAAIAPLVAQVPAFADHCLAGHCSAEPGHGLLLERMGLEPLLRLDMRLGEGSGAAVAANIVRAAVAAHSGMATFAEAAVSTAT
- a CDS encoding DUF1636 domain-containing protein; the encoded protein is MLRPVEPGPAIVTCNTCRHSATMRDDGEGVRGGARLAEALRSVQASDPRYAAVAVQDMPCLFACQDHCTVHLRAPGKVGYVMGRFTPDADAARAILDYAIAYAASEHGRVAFREWPEGVKGHFITRTPPEGFVVE
- a CDS encoding TonB-dependent receptor, which translates into the protein MFKYLTFCSFLLSTTAFAEEAQQAPPPDAAADAGASSILVTATRLATPVDQVPASVTVLDKAAIDRAQDLGVTELLLRTPGVSISRNGGYGTATSLRIRGAESDQTVVVIDGVKLNDPSSAGGGYNFANLLAGDASRIEVLRGPQSTLWGSQAIGGVVNVVTAMPEKALEGSFDIEAGSRDTVSARAALGGKTGPVSWRIGGQSFTTEGISAISPAFGGKEKDGYTNRSVTGRVEVALADGISADLRGYYSDGRVDFDATSADSPAYGTNREFVGYAGLNVALFDGRFRNRFGYGYTDTDRDNYDPRNPRKQTFDAAGRNQRLEYQGSFAIADGWTALFGVENENSRFRSVSPSASLSVPIPDPARGKAEITSVYGQLNAQPITGLTLTGGLRYDDHNRYGGRTLFSAGGVWALPTGTVLRASYGEGFKAPTLYQLFSEYGNQALDPERAHGWEAGAEQRFFGEKLRLGATWFDRTTTDQIIYNSCSSSSTDPLCFTPGTTTRRYGYYLNVARAKAHGIEAQVAVEPVKGLTIDGNYSWTVAEDRSEGTANEGNWLPRRPRNSANGAISYAWPFGLTTGAALRWSGHSYDNAANTTRLDDYTLVDLRAEYAFTPALRLFARVENLFDENYMTAYRYGTLGRSIYAGFRGRF
- a CDS encoding ABC transporter substrate-binding protein; the encoded protein is MRIFAPIGPGKGMIALLIALIGGATLWAATARQPANAGKRPQRIVSLNLCADQLLVALADRDQIAGLTHNAGDRQMSAVAAVTKGLPILDGSAEQILATNPDLVIGMPARRNPAIAILKAQHYPAVDLKSADSYADIVTSIRTVAQAIGHADRGEAMIARMDRELAALPRAPKPKVAAYYQRRGYMTGTGTLVDDLMTRAGLRNLAADLGKPAIAQVSLEEMVAARPDYLIVESATDRITDQGTEMLHHPVLRDIARISLPQAWTVCGGPAYVQAARALSQAVSAR
- a CDS encoding acyl-CoA thioesterase, with product MASSFTKQFTARPEHIDVLGHVNNAVWVQWMEQLSVEHWMTDADPAHVDAYIWVVTRHEVDYRGNVTEGDVVSGRTWIPEGPRGARFDRLIEFTGPDGKVKVSAKSTWAMIDKESGRLMRVPAEVAANFIEG
- a CDS encoding S9 family peptidase, whose translation is MTDQMQPPLSPPIAERRPHSFAHHGITVDDPYAWLRDPGYPDVKDKDVLAYLEAENAWFEGAMAPHKPLLDTLFHEMKGRIKEDDQSVPQKDGDYIYWRAFETGAQYRKWYRKPAAGGDDQLILDEPALAQGHEYFRLGAMSVSPDGRYLAYGIDTNGSERFEARIKDLFSGEILPEVIPDTLSSLVWTSDSKGLLYGLANENWRTDNARLHWLGQSVESDVELFHEDDEGFRVSIGLTSSEKWIVIATGDHVTSEAWLIPADNPTATPLLVSARQPGREYDVDEHEGTLYIKTNDTHPNFRLVKASLDAPDQWDEVIGADAHFYLTDFTLFKTFYVTEGRQDGLDQIELRDYATHSAKRIPFPEASYSASLDDNPEYEVTKLRIGYESMVTPDTIYDYHLATGELEVLKVQEIPSGYDASLYAAERLMIAARDGTQIPVSIVYPKDFPRDGSAPLHLYGYGAYGLAMEPGFSTSRLSLLDRGFAFAIAHIRGGDDLGQQWYLDGKLDKRTNTFTDFVDVAKGLIDLGYSARGRISISGGSAGGELMGAVINSDPDLWGAVVAHVPFVDVLNTMLDETLPLTPGEWPEWGNPIEDEAAFRTIQSYDPYTHVSAQAYPPLMVTAGLNDPRVTYWEPAKWVAKLRATKTDNNILLLKTNMGAGHGGKSGRFESLHETAEEFAFILWQLGVEG